CGAACAGCACATGTGGAACTAACCCATTGTGTACCTCTATGTGGGTTGATGGTGTGGAGCAGCCAGTTAGAAGCTCAGAGCAGTGCAGAGGCCAGCAAGGCCACCAGCCCATGACAGAACTTTCTAGGTTTCCTTGTGATATCTTCATAAGATTGGCTGGTAAAGAAAACAAGTCCAGATGGATTTAGACACTTTATTACTTATACATGTAGCAAAGCAAGATCTGCATGGTGTTAGCGCCCAGGCCCACAGGAGGACATTCATCCAAGGATGGGCAGTGGAGGTGGTGGGCTTCTTTGCCACAGagaagctggccttaaactataACAAGGCAGTTTTACAGCTTAGAGCTGAGCGCTAAAGGGCTGAGTTGGAAAGTCCTGCACTTAACTGAAACTAGGAGAGTGGATGAGAAATGACCTCATGACAGCCCATTACAAGATGGagtctttccctctcttttaaGAAGAACTTCAGGTTCAGACTGAGTCCAGAATCATGTGAGCCGGCACTTAAGCCTTGCCTGTGTGGTCTATGTGAGAGATGCACCAGACTGTCAGAAGGCCAAGGAAGATCGGCTCTTCTCCATATGGTAGGACAGGACCTAGGTGTAAAAAGATGTTTTCATTGAAGCCTCTTTGAATAATTAACATCCTTTCTATGATTACAGAGAGGAATGACCACCAAGGAGAGCATTGTATCCcaatttgaaaagagaaaatatattcaaagttATTTAAATGAGAAGTTCAAGAAGGCTTCAGCTTACCTTTTAAATCCAGTGCCATAAGATTCTGGTGGGTGGCTTAGAAGGAAATAGGAGAAACTAATAATCATGGGTACATCAATATGTCATAGTTTATCCAAGTTCCCTGGCTTTgtaaaaaaatggaggaaatgagACTCTTCAAGTTAACTGGCATTTATCGGTATCTCATATCAGGGTGCAGGGTTTCCTTTGATACAGCACTCCAGGTCAAACATACAGTAGGCAACTAGCATTTCACTTCCATAGCACTCAAGTCTGCAGATACCATTTCCATAGCATTTCTTATACAATACTGATGATAATGGGTTCAAACCTGGAAAATGAGTGGAGAGACAATTCACTACAGATGTATCGAATGACAAGTCTTTTAATTTTTGTCTATCTGGATTCCAAGGAGAATTGGTCATgatgatttattttgaaattgcaaACAAAATCAATGGACTGAATTGTCCATTCCTATCTACTGAATTGTGTTGGCCCAATAGTCAGTCATTAAAAACCTAACTCCCAATGTGAATGTACTTGAAGATATAGCCTTTATGAGATAGTTTAAGTAAAATGAGGTCATAATGGTAGAACCTAATCCAATGAGACAGGCAGCCTAATCCAACAGGATTGATGCCCTTACTGGtagaggacacagtgagaagatggCTGTTTCCAAGCCAGGAAGAGTCCCCTCATCATAAGTTGAATCAGCAAGCACTTTGATTGTAGATTTCCAAgtttccagaattgtgagaatatAACTTTTGTTTAAGCCATATAGTCTGTGGTATTTCATTATGGCAGTTTGAGTTAAGACAACCAGTAACTTAGAAGTATGTTTGAATTATTCAGTTAATACAATCCATATActcatttaattattaaatatttgattctttactcatttattctcAAATCAGTTTCTATAAATCCTGTGAATAGGGACTGTTAAGGTACAGTATTGAGTAtgatatagatttttttctttattcatgtattcatatgtgcatacattatttgggtcatttctcccctctgccccccacccccgcctccttcctctccccttcaaccccctggcttccaggcagaacctgttttgtccttttctccaaatttgttgaagagaagacataatcaataataagaaagacaaagcatttttgctagttgagataaagacagctatacagacagattcctagcattgctttcatgtacaaatgtgttacaaccagaattgatttgtctctacctgacctcttcactacttcctggtcaccttcccatactgacctctgttgctttaaggtttctgtattagctcctctgcagtgggaatatcagacattttcaagttttgggtttcctacttatcccaattccttccatatgtgctctccccttagcatgtgaccaagtccaacaacattgctgtatttgccctagatctaaagtccacatatgaaagaaaacatatgagttttggtcttctgagcctggctaacctcattcaggatgatgttcttgagttcagtccatttacttgcaaatgctaagatttcattcttcttcatggctgcataaaattccattgtgtatagataccacatttttcttaatacatttgtcagtggtggggcatcttggctgttgccatagcttggctattttgtgaatagggctgcaaaaaacatgggtgtgcaggtgcctttgcagtaacctgagttgcattcctttgggtatatccctaggagtggaattgctggctcatatggcagatgtatgttttttaagaagcctccatattgtattccagagtggttgtactagcttgcattcccaccagcagtgtatgagggttccttttcccccacatccttgccgacacctgttgttgttggtgtttttgatgatagctattctttttttttttttttcttttattattcatatgtgcatacaaggcttggttcatttctcccccctgcccccaccccctcccttaccacccactccaccccctcccgctccccccccctcaatacccagcagaaactattttccccttatctctaattttgttgtagagacagtataagcaatgataggaaggaacaaggggttttgctggttgagataaggatagctatacagggcattgactcacattgatttcctgtgcgtgggtgttaccttctaggttaattccttttgatctaaccttttctctagtacctgttccccttttcctattggcctcagttgcttttaaggtatctgctttagtttctctgcattaagggcaacaaatgctagctagttttttaggtgtcttacctatcctcacccctcccttgtgtgctctcgcggatgatagctattctaacaagggtgagatggaatcttagtgtggttttgatttgcatttcctttataattagagatggtgagcattttttcatgtgttttttggccatttgaatttcttcttttgaaaaagttctgtttagttcagttgcctccttttttttattggttcattgattttgggagagtttagttttttgagctgcctgtatattctggctattagtcctttgatgtatagctggcaaatattttctcccactctgtgggtggtctctttggaTCTTAACCTCACTTAATTTTCATCTTAGACAAAAAGAGAGGAAACACAAAGTGTTTCTGAGAGGAAAAAACATGACAAGTGCCATGAAGTATTTGCAACATAGAATGCTCTTATCAGTTTAAGGAGGGTGAAGTCAATTCCGAAGATTTGGGAAATCTTACTGTAGCTCAATGCCTTTAAGTTAAGCTTTTAGTTACTCCTTAGAATgattaaatatgaatatttctctattttcaaatgaaagaaggtgttaaaataaaaataaaaccaatatttGCTCATCCATAGAAGTTTTGAGCCAATACATACCCTCTCCAAGTCATGATGCCGTGGTTGGATAATTATATCCAACAGGAAAAAAGGCTGTCCTACAGACTGAAAATTCCGAAGTTAAGATTCTGTCTATTGATAAGAGTGGGGTTtgagaatgaattaaaaaatgagtgaataattaaatatttagtaaTTAAGTAAGGAATGAATGCCAGTCTTCAGGATGGGATACTACTAATGAAAATACAATGATAGCTCCCATGAGCCAGGCACTTTCACATTATGCATTGAGGTATTCAATTGGCAAGATGAAAGTTCAAGAGGATACAGTATAATACTTTTGGGAAGCTGAAGCATAATGGTTTATATAACAAGATAAGAAATTCCTATGGCAATGACAAGCTATGAAAATGTGTAAGGCACTAGAAGGGAATATTATAGACTAAATTTGTCTGGAGGCCATGAGTGAATTGCCAAAAACCATAGAGGAATTGATCCCCTCCATACTTTCAAGAAGCTTGTGTcctatttataaaatttagaCTACTGAGTCACATGATCTAAAAATCTGGTTCATCTGCCTAGAAAACACTTCAGGGAGGCTAGAAAATTAGTTGAGTCTCTACATTGTAAGGATTTGGACTGATTCAGTGAAGAGAGTACTCGAGATGAGATTTCTAAAGTCAGAAAAGGATATAGATGAGATTATATGCTGTTGCACATGTCTCCTTAGCTGCTACCTAGTTGGATCAGAAATTTCTTCTATCATAGAAAGCTCAGTGATTCTCTTGAAACAAGCAGTTTCAAACCAGTCTCCTTCTATACCTAAGGGATCTACAAATATTAAACAAACTCTAAGTAATTTTAGTATCTTAGAAATCCTAATAACTTGTCTCATCACTGTTTGCTGGTTTTGACTGTAATACCTAACTATGTCCTTGAATTAGAGACAAAACAATGGAGGCAAATCCTGGTGGGACATTACTAATGAATATATAATGGATTACTAGTGAAAATATAAATGCCCATGAGCTAGGCATTTTCCCATTATGTGAGGCACATTCTATACACTATCCCATTTAATCCTTGCAAGTCTTTGTCGTTGGtatgattatttccattttgtaagTGAAGAAATAGTCTCAGAGAAGCTTAGCTTTGTTCAGCTAACAACTTGGAGAGCCAAGATCCAAGCTCAGGTCTAGCTGACAGCAAAGCTGACTGATGCCttttccactttgaaaattaaagCGTCCTTGGAGGAGTACACTGGTAAGGTTGCCTACAGTAGTTGATTTCTAGATGAAGCTTCTCCCTTAAGAAGATCCCCATCTTACCTGCCAACACCAGAtcccaaaagaagagaaagataaacacTATGAGGAGAGGCTTCATGGTGGGTACTTCTCTTGGTGGTAGTGCCTGATGCTGGCcgtcagagaacaaagaaagggagATTAAGCCTATGCTCCTTGCAAAGATCTTGGGTCTGGGGCATGCCGTGCTCTAGATAGATATGCTAGGCTGAACACCCCAAGGCATCTGACTTGGCAGTACTCTTCTGGGGATGAACTGACAGTCCATTCCTGTCTGATAATTTTCCTCATCTATACAGCACTGTTATCCAACCTGGGTTCTCCAAAAGTGCTAATGGAAGCCTGAAAACTATAcaccttttcattttcaaatgaatgaaatttttgttgttcagtttttatGTTACTATATAAACTAAAATACAAAGTGTAAAAAATTTGTTAAAGATTAAAAATGACAAGGAAGGCAAAGTTACAATCAAGCCCTGCCTCTCATAGACAATCtgtgtgtttcttaaatttttgtcTGTGCTCAAGTTTGTTGCTTaatagttttatgtatttttaaacttcatattatttttcttaattattatttaagTTGTACAAATTTATGGGCTACAGTGTGTAcagtgtgataattccatacatgtacaAAGTATAATGATCAAACTCAGGGTATGCTTAAGGAGATAAACAAAATCTTATAATTAGGTATCCTGCTTTTTTATAATGATATAAGTTTTTAAATGCTAAATGATATTACATCaagatcatttaaaataattatcactatttaaaaaatctttattgaggtataaatgACATATAATAAACTATAAAAACTAAAGTGTACAATCTGAGAAGTTTTGACATATGTGAActtttttgaaaacataaactaGAAATAAAGACATAATTTGTTCCTACTAACAATTCTTCATGCCTTTTGTAATATTTcccttctgatcctcctcctctACTGCCTTGTCTCTAGGCCACCACTTTTCTACTGATGGTATAGATTAGTTTGTATTTTCTTGGAATTATGTGAGTGGACTAGCACGtgatatattctttcttattggGTTTCTTTCACTCAGCCTGATTATTTGGGATTCACCCATGCTGTGATATATATcagttgttcattttttttattgctggttacactatataaatgtatatctatgtttatctgttgatggacatttatcATTTCCAGATTTTGCTATGAAAGCCAAAGCTTCTATGGATATTCATGTGCAAGTCTTGGTATGGGTACATGATTTCATTTCTCATGGGTAGTAGAAAGCTTGGATCATAGAGTAGCTTCACATTTcaccttttgtttatttatttatttatttattttaattttcattttaagataTGTGACATAATGAAAATTACATATATTCACAGTGTATAAcacatgattatatatatatatatagtgtaataATTATCACAATTAAATAAACACATCCATCACCACTCATGTCATATATTTCCAGTTATCTTATAGCTAAAAGTTTTTATCCTTTGATCAACATCTCATTTCCCCTACCTCACAGCCCTAATCATCACTGTCCTATTCTATTTTTatgagtttgatttttttgtgattCCACATGCAAGTGAGTTTGTCACAGGCTGGCTGTGTGCCTTAGTTGAGGGCCATAACTCTTATTAGGTGGCCCTCTTTACAAAGGTCGCCCTCCTCCATAGGGTTTTGGTAATTATGACTTTATCTTATTCTGCTGGATGTAACATTGGCAGTACCCCTGCCATAATTAGCTCAGTGTACTGCAGAAACCTCTGTGGTACCCTTATACCATAAGTTTGTAGAACATCTGTTTAAATTCTCCTCAAATTATCCCCATTTAGTGTGTCTGTTTCCTGTGAGGCTTACCTTCTTAGCACTGTAGCACAAAGCCATACAATTTAATTGAACCAATGAAAGAATCAATCAGTAAAGTGGTGGCATGATGTTTGTGAAAATATACaactttatatttcttcttaGGCATTCATCTATTTCAAAGTGAGCTTTTAATTCTACATAAGTTTAATTGTACTAAAGAAAGCCAAAAACTGCAGAATCACAATATGCCAGAAGTAACTTAGAGTTAACTTTATCACACCCATATCACCCAGATTgcaaatggggtcttgctacccCGTGAGATCTAGAAAAGTTGCACCAAAAATCACTATTTTGCCTTATGGAAGATGTGTTCCTCTTTCCAAGATTTCCATAAATTTCAGGGCCTTGTATTCTCTGTCTTCTGGGTTTGATTTCCATATGTGCTACATATCAGGTCAATCAAAAATGAAGGTGTTTGATTGAATCATATGACAGTcctcttttcaattttttgaggaatctccatactgttttccatagcaacaTCATTTCACATTCTCATTGGCAACACTGAAGAGTTCCAATTTTCCTTATCCTTGCCAACAATTGTTatctttaggttttctttttgataataaccatCCTAACTGGTGTGAGGTGATATctaattgtgattttaatttgaatttaccTGATGATTTgtgatgttgagtatcttttcatatacCCACTGGTCATTTGTATGACAAGTATCTATTCAAGTCCTTAGACAAATTTTTAGCCAGGTTATTATTAGTATTTGCTATTCAGTTgtatgagttccttatatattttgtataaacTCTTCTCAGACATATCAGGATCTTGAAGAGATACTTGCACTTCCATTTTCTTTACAGCATTATTCAGAAAAGCCAAGTTGTAGAAACAAAGTGTCAAttgatgggtgaatggataaattgtACTGTATACATATTTGtagttatatatgtgtatatacacattgttcattcttaaaaagaagagaatgctGTCATTTGTGATAACAGGGGTGAACTGGTGGATGTTATTCTCAGTGAAATAAACGAAGCACAGGAAGACCCTGGATAATCAcacttatatgtgaaatctaCAAAAGTCAACCTCATGGGAGCAGGTAGTCAAGAAGTGGGAAGAAGATTTGGGAGATGTTGGGGAAGGACAAGACATTTCAATTAGACTGGAGGAATAGGTTCAAGAGATCTACTGTGGGGCATTTTGATTGTAGTTAGTTAACAATGTATCACATACCTGAAAGTTGCTAAgtgtagattttaagtgttctgacCACAAAAATTGTATGTGAGGCACTGTGGATACTAATTTGGTCTAGCCATTCTTCAATGACTAGTTCAAAACATCCTGTTATGTATTATAAGTATTTATCCCTTATCAatgcaataatgataataataaatgggtcatatatacatttatgtatatatatatatatatatatatatatatatatatatatatatattatatttataaggCTAATTATTTAGcctaaaacagagaaaaatcctGCCATATGGGTCAATAAAGATGTGAAGGGTGGACTGTGGGAGGGCCACAGgttcccaaaaggtgataattagccAGGGGGAAAAATGcctcttcttcttcccaagaaacatctgttcaTGCCAGACACCTCTTCTTCAACATCCATCCACACCAAACTCTGCCCTCAGAcaataaaaagctataaaacctgaTTTCCAACCTGACTCAGgggaccactggtttctgggtcctgcTGCATGACCCcatgtggcctttcctttctattctctgcaaataaaacttttctgacctTTGTTGCTTGAGTCtgcctttgatttccatctaagcGTGGAATGAGGACCTCCACCATCTGAGCTTCCCTGCTCCTCAATCTTGGTGACCGTGAAAGGACacttcttcacctgaggtcagtCCAGTTTGCGCCAAACTGTAGGGAACTGCCTAGGAATTGGTCATGATCATCTGGCACTCCAATGGAGTCTGTTCTCCAGAAGACCTCCCCACCCCATGGCTTAGCTATAGTGGAATTCTCAGGccaactttttttctctctctcttgctaaggagggtttctccctcagGAATCTAGGGGAAAAAAACTCCAAGCCCTCTATGGCTGTTAAGACAGGCAACCCAAGAAATCAGGGGCTTGCTGGGggcttataccagactgccaGTGCTATGTAGGCAGAGCCAAAACCTCAGTGCACAgaggctttttttcccctctcaacTCTTGGCTCCCTCCTTCCTTAAACACTCTCCCTTTCAGATCTGATCCACTAAGGAGGAGGTctaaaaatggctggtggaaaggaaagtttctctttaaGCTATAGTGGTGCTCTGGCCAGGTCAACTCCCTGGTGGGACCTGAAGGctgaagatgcaacttcctgacccaccctgaggctccaaaggtggctaagtatcAACTTCTCCAGCTGTGTGctacagacaatcagatctctacactttcttcaCTGTTCTTGTGGCCCAAGAGTGAAGGTCACCCCTTGCTTCTAGTATTGCCTCTGGTGGGATTGACCTGGAGAGCAATGATGGCTAATAATCCCTCGTGCATTGAGTCTGGGAACTCTCTTTCCCCTAATACTcagcttttccttcttcttctttcctaagtAGATCAGGATGATTGGCTGCCCTCTTTGTCTTAGATAGCATTTGGCTTCATTCTACAGCTGAGTCTGGGAAAGAACCCTACATCCCCCTGTTCAAAACCTAATTCTTAGACTATGTCCTTAGGAGCTCCCATATCACTTCTGCAGCCCCCATTTCAACTGAGTACACCCAAAAGAGCTACTCTCTAACTTGGGCTTAACTGTTTTTGTTAGCTATCTGGTTGATCTGGTTAAGCAGGTTCCTGTAGTCTGCCCTCAGGGGAGAAAAGAGTGCTTTACCTGAGAGCTACCTAAGGAGATAAAGACCATAGGGGTCTTCTTTTCTGTCTGTTATCACCAACAAAAGAACAATGCCTTCAGATGCTCCCTCTTATTTTGTAGAGAATATATGTCTCATGGGGTATATCAGGAGACAAAAGTCTGCCTCCTCAAAAGTCCTCATCCATGCCTCCACAAGGGTCCTCCCTCTGGTCATGAAGCCCTGTTAGTTGCTTTAGAGCCCCTCactgatagagttatttttaaattacaagccttcagctggtagaggagaaccaggcgaACAGGGAAAAGAAATGATCAGGATCATGCCAGCCGGGTGGCTGTAGCGGATGTACCTAAATGTCTTCCCCATGatcttagccacaggtggcagtggtgggagaGCATGGGAAAGAGGGACGCCCTCTCCCATGTAGAAGATCTCCTCATGTGGGGAtgcctaggtaaaaggagaaaactcctgttaaggtgatcaattttcccttgcttccctttttagTTGGGTAATCAAGCTTCCAGGATTCTGGAAGGATCCCCCCTGGCCTGCTAACTTAAatattggaaagatcttgatccagaaaatCTTCAATGGAAGCAACTTATGTTTTACTGCACTCAAGCCTGGCCATAGTATCCTCTGGGAGGCTGGGAAAAATGGCCAGAAAGAGagaacattaattataataccattcttcaattagatatgttctgtagaaaggagggaaaatggactgaagtcctgcatattcaacttttctttttcctaagagaccacccagaatggctgagtAAATGCAGACTAAGATACTCAGACCCTggtgaccctttgcaaaaagcccccgaTTCCCTTGAGGAACCAGACCTGAAATACCATCTGATGCCCAAGGGCTCCCAACAATGTCAAAGGGGGCCTCCCCTGTAACAGAGATAAAATCTCCAGGGAACCACAGGGGATATATCCTGCCCTGAGGAAATTGATCAATGCCCCCACAGTTCTCCCTCCTCCTTACACAGCTACCTCATGCCCCtgacatcatcccacaggactctatctCCTCCAGTTAATTCCCAGAAGGGAcagggctcatgttccttttagatgAAGTGATCTTAAAGAACTAAGAAGGGATTTAGGAAGTTACACTGAAAACCTGGATCAGTACATTCATGTATTCAGGGAAGTCAACCAAAATTTTAAGCTGAGCTGGAAGGATGTAATGATATTGTTATCTTGACTCTCACTTCTCTAGTGAAACAGtgagtactagatcaggcagcagcagctggggatgattatcacttagataaatgtggccctacaAACCTATCtcagacccagcccttggaggaggagggggagggagaaggaagacagaGTCACTGGGATAACAAAAAGGGAATCCTGATTTCCAGTTCTCACaagagatcaggcagtgcctagataTGATCTTAAGGTGGGACCCTgagaatgacaaggatgaatggatccataaccacttcatccactgcattcttgagggtctgaGGAGGGCCAAGGTAAAATCCCTTAATTACTCTCAAGTCATGGCTGTATAGGAAGGACctttagaaaccccagtagcttttctacagagacttaaggatgctttacaaaagcataccaacattgtacaagagtcacaggaggaggaaattgtcctaaaagataaatttctaacacagtcatcCCCAGATAGTCATAGAAAGTTTCAAAAACTGGCAGCTGAAGGGAACAGAGATGCAGAACAactggtccatgtagccacatttGTGTgttataatagggacttagaaaaagaaaaaaatctggaaaaggaaaagagaaaggataaatggcaggaggctctgattgcagCACTCCAAGAGGTTCTCCCAGGGAACAGTCCAAACCCACAGACATGTTTTCAATGtagacaggcaggccattttaagAGGGAGTTCCCCCAGAGGAAGCCACCTCTGGGACCCTGTCCCATGTGCTGGAGAAATCATTGGAAGACACACTGTCCTCAGTTCCCAAGGGAACaaaggccagagcctcccacccaatgatgagTCCCAgagcctcctgtccaggctcctgTGACCCCCATAAAACAAGAAGAGCCCCAGGTGATACTcactattgaaaagcacaaggtcagcctccttattgatactAGAGCCAGCATtttagctattcctttctcttcctgaCCTCTAAGAAAATTACAGTttggggcatatcaggccagcccctagagcattaTTTCATTCAGCCTTTAGTCAGCTCATGGGaagatttccacttctgtcactcctttttaattgttccagaaacccctactcctcttctagggtgagaccttctatctaaattgggggtacagttccttttacccccaggggGGGTTCTTTTGCTTGCCCCGATAGAGGAACCAGTAGACtccacagtgtggacagatggacatacTGTGGGATGGGCAAGAACAGCAGTCCCAGTCCttattcatctcaaggacccctctcagtttccccatcaaaaacaatatcctgtAAGACCaaaagttaaggaggggctaattcccataatcaaagacttaaagagatagtgactgctaatagaatgttcCAGTTCATATAATACACCTATTGTTAGGGTCagaaagggacctaacaaatggaggctagtctaggatctctgcctgatcgatgaagcagtagtgcctctctaccctgtagttccaaatccctatatgcttctagcccaaatacctccggtactgcttactactctgtcctgcacttaaagaatgctttcttttgcattcccttacacccccAAAGTCAACCCATCTTTGTcattgaggaccccacaagaaaggcTAGACAGGCCACCtagactgtcctcccccagggattcagagacagctcCTATctctctttgggttagctctaacccaagacttggcagagtggcaatattcacaagctactctgctacaatatgtaggtGCCCTCCTCCTCTGTGGACCAACTGAACCTGTCATTTCACAAgacactgaatccttactaaacttcctagcagatagaggttataaaagtatctaaagaaaaagcccaattgcaTCCGTCTAGAATTACATATTTAAGTTTTGTCCTAGAGAAAGAAATGggggctctaggagaagataggaTCTGTCTGATCCTGACATTGCCTCTACTGAAgactaaaacaattgagggcctttttggtgGTGACAGAATACTGTAGAAATTGGATCCCAGGATAttcagacctagccaggcctttatatcaGATTCTTATGGAAGTGCAGAAGGAACCCCAGCCTTTTATTAAGTGGGACGACAAGTCAGAAAGTGTATTCTACCAGTTAAAAAAGGGTCTTATGAaagctccagccctgggtctcccagtaccagacaagtttcaattatatgtctatgaaaagggaggattgGCCCTGGGAGTGGTGAAtaagctccagggcatcactccccaacCAGTGGGCTGgttaagtaaagaattagatcaggtagccaagggatggcaaGGATGTCTTCAAGCAGTTACTGCAGTTAGCCTTCTAGTGCCCGAAGCTCAAAAACTTGTCCTAAACCAGGCCCTGACAGTTTACACCCCACCCAACCTAGGGGGAAGTTTAAATTCAAAAGGAGGACTTTGGCTATCCAacagccgt
The sequence above is drawn from the Castor canadensis chromosome 14, mCasCan1.hap1v2, whole genome shotgun sequence genome and encodes:
- the Defb134 gene encoding beta-defensin 134, coding for MKPLLIVFIFLFFWDLVLAGLNPLSSVLYKKCYGNGICRLECYGSEMLVAYCMFDLECCIKGNPAP